A region of Toxorhynchites rutilus septentrionalis strain SRP chromosome 1, ASM2978413v1, whole genome shotgun sequence DNA encodes the following proteins:
- the LOC129763109 gene encoding uncharacterized protein LOC129763109 has product MVNTIAYVFRFSNNIIKRMKKQAVTNGPLTMEELTVSESHLIRQAQEDAYPDEFIILQKKPGSATLSKTSALYKLTPWIDNHGIMRMRGRISACEFATEDAKNPIILPRDHHVTTLVIAHYHQKYHHQNHETVINEIRQRYSIPRLRSTYIRVRNSCQRCKNDRVIPQPPIMADLPHTRLDAFVRPFTHVGVDYFGPLTVVIGRRSEKRWGMLVTCMTIRAIHIEIVHSLSTNSCIIALRNFISRRGTPRTIYSDRGTNFIGACREVQQAEASVNMEDMMKEFISSQTKWVFLPPLSPHMGGCWERLIGTVKRNMTAVLSTQRLTDEVLRNVLCEIENVVNSRPLTHVPIDDDSGPALTPNHFLLGSSDGCKPLCVLEDNGAAIRQCWRTSQILANRYWRRWVSSYLPEITRRTKWFINTKAIEIDDVVIIADPKSPRNCWPKGKIIGVCPGRDGQPRSATVKTVNGVYERPVAKLAVLDVRRDNK; this is encoded by the coding sequence ATGGTGAACACGATTGCATACGTTTTTCGGTTTTCCAACAACATCATTAAGAGGATGAAGAAGCAGGCAGTTACGAATGGCCCATTGACAATGGAAGAATTAACAGTCTCTGAATCTCATTTGATCCGGCAAGCTCAAGAAGATGCCTACCCTGACGAATTCATCATTCTTCAGAAGAAGCCTGGCAGTGCCACTCTCTCGAAAACTAGTGCTTTGTATAAGCTCACTCCTTGGATCGACAATCACGGAATCATGCGGATGCGAGGTCGTATTTCTGCCTGTGAATTCGCGACCGAAGATGCCAAGAATCCGATTATTTTACCCCGTGACCACCACGTCACCACTCTCGTAATTGCACATTATCACCAAAAATACCACCATCAAAATCACGAGACCGTAATAAACGAGATACGTCAACGTTACTCTATTCCTCGACTTCGCAGTACCTACATACGGGTACGCAACAGTTGTCAACGATGTAAAAATGACCGGGTAATTCCGCAGCCTCCTATCATGGCAGATCTTCCACATACCAGGCTGGACGCATTTGTTCGTCCATTCACACATGTAGGCGTGGACTACTTTGGCCCTCTTACGGTTGTAATAGGCAGGCGATCAGAGAAGCGATGGGGAATGCTCGTAACATGTATGACAATACGAGCCATCCATATTGAGATCGTCCATTCTCTAAGTACTAATTCGTGCATCATCGCGCTGCGCAACTTTATCTCGCGTCGGGGTACTCCCCGAACCATCTACAGTGATCGCGGCACCAACTTTATTGGAGCGTGTCGTGAAGTGCAACAGGCAGAGGCTTCGGTCAACATGGAAGATATGATGAAGGAATTCATTTCATCGCAAACTAAATGGGTCTTCCTCCCACCTCTATCTCCTCACATGGGTGGCTGCTGGGAGAGATTGATCGGCACAGTAAAGCGGAATATGACAGCTGTTTTATCAACGCAAAGACTGACGGACGAAGTGCTGCGAAATGTGTTGTGCGAAATTGAAAATGTAGTGAATTCTCGTCCACTCACTCACGTTCCGATCGACGACGATTCTGGTCCAGCCCTAACGCCAAACCACTTCCTCCTTGGATCATCAGATGGCTGCAAGCCTTTGTGCGTGCTCGAAGACAATGGTGCAGCTATACGACAATGTTGGCGTACATCGCAAATCCTTGCGAATAGGTATTGGCGACGATGGGTGAGTTCCTATCTGCCTGAGATTACTCGCAGAACTAAGTGGTTCATCAACACAAAGGCGATTGAAATCGACGACGTGGTAATTATTGCTGACCCTAAGAGTCCCCGGAATTGTTGGCCCAAGGGAAAGATTATCGGAGTCTGTCCCGGAAGAGATGGACAACCTCGATCAGCAACTGTGAAAACAGTGAACGGCGTGTACGAGCGGCCTGTTGCCAAACTGGCTGTACTGGATGTACGGCGCGACAATAAGTAA